One segment of Papaver somniferum cultivar HN1 unplaced genomic scaffold, ASM357369v1 unplaced-scaffold_81, whole genome shotgun sequence DNA contains the following:
- the LOC113345616 gene encoding phytochrome B-like isoform X3, giving the protein MKKALPGGNIKTLCDTVVELVRELTGYDRVFVYKFHEDDHGEVVAESKRSDLEPYMGLHFPSTDIPQASRLLFEQNRVRIIVDCHARPVPVVQDEALMQPLCLAGSTLRAPHGCHTEYMANMGSVASLAMSVIINENDQESSGASGARNSTRLWGLVVCHHTSARCISFPLRYACGFLMQVFELQLRLELQLASQMQEKHVLQTQALLCDMLLRDSPAGVITRSPSIMDLVKCDGAALIYQGKYFSVGVCPIESQIEDIVEWLLSCHGDLTGLSTDSLTGAGCPGASTLGDAVCGMAVAYITSRDILFWFRSSATKEIKWGGAKHSPEDTDDSQRMHPRSSFRVFLEIVKSQSLPWEAVEMDAIHSLQLILRNSIRDVDRSICKSGVNTEVGNEDCHGMDECISVVKEMARLIETANAPIFGVDPEGRINGWNTKIAELTGLPAEEAIGKFRLQDLIYKEYVDDVNKLLSCALKGEEDKNVELKLKTFGPQKLSKSVFLVVNACSSKDYLNNIVGVGFVGQDITSEKVVLDKFICLQGDYKAIFHNPNPLIPPIFASDENLCCLEWNKAMEKLTGWNREEMLGKMLVGDIFGSCCRLESTDAHTKFTIVLHNAIGDQDTDRIPFQFYERSGVYVQALLTAMKRVNLQGEISGAFCFLQIVSPELQQVLEVQRQEKKLCARKTHLAYICQEVKNSLRGIHFMNSLLEGMDLSEDQKQGLETSAACERQMMRIIKDVDLECIEDGSFEFDESEFSVGNLINALVSQVMILLRERGLHLIRDIPKEIKTLGVIGDQVRIQQVLVNFLLCAVQYTPSPGGWVEIQVQSSPKKISDGKELLLLEFRIGCPGEGLPPELVQDMFRSKERLTQEGLALSMSMRILQLMNGKVHYVRGSEQCYFVTVLELAFPRRD; this is encoded by the exons ATGAAAAAG GCTCTTCCTGGTGGGAATATTAAGACTTTGTGTGATACTGTAGTCGAACTTGTTAGGGAGCTTACCGGCTATGATAGGGTTTTTGTGTATAAATTCCACGAGGATGACCATGGTGAGGTTGTAGCTGAAAGTAAGAGGTCTGATTTGGAACCGTATATGGGGTTACACTTTCCTTCCACTGACATACCTCAAGCATCGAGACTCTTGTTTGAACAGAacagagttaggattattgttGATTGCCATGCTAGACCTGTTCCCGTGGTTCAGGATGAAGCACTGATGCAGCCTCTTTGTTTAGCTGGTTCAACTCTCAGGGCACCACATGGTTGTCACACAGAATACATGGCTAATATGGGTTCAGTTGCCTCATTAGCAATGTCAGTAATCATCAATGAAAATGATCAAGAAAGTAGCGGAGCTTCTGGTGCTCGTAATTCAACGAGATTATGGGGACTTGTTGTGTGCCATCACACATCTGCTCGTTGTATCTCGTTTCCTCTCCGTTACGCGTGCGGATTCCTAATGCAGGTTTTTGAGCTTCAGTTGAGGTTGGAATTGCAGTTGGCATCCCAAATGCAGGAGAAACATGTGCTGCAAACCCAGGCTCTCTTGTGTGATATGCTCCTCCGAGATTCCCCGGCTGGGGTTATTACTCGGAGTCCAAGCATTATGGATCTGGTGAAATGTGATGGTGCTGCTCTCATCTACCAAGGGAAGTATTTTTCTGTTGGTGTTTGTCCTATTGAATCCCAGATTGAGGATATTGTTGAGTGGTTGTTATCTTGTCATGGTGACTTAACGGGATTGAGTACTGATAGTTTGACTGGTGCTGGGTGCCCAGGAGCATCCACATTAGGTGATGCAGTTTGTGGGATGGCTGTTGCTTATATCACCTCAAGAGACATCCTGTTTTGGTTTCGTTCTTCTGCAACGAAAGAGATCAAGTGGGGTGGGGCGAAACATAGTCCAGAAGACACTGATGATAGCCAACGGATGCACCCACGTTCTTCTTTTAGAGTGTTTTTGGAAATAGTCAAGAGCCAGAGTTTGCCGTGGGAAGCTGTGGAGATGGATGCGATTCACTCTTTGCAGCTTATACTGCGGAATTCAATTAGGGATGTTGATAGAAGCATTTGTAAGTCGGGGGTCAATACTGAAGTTGGGAATGAGGATTGTCATGGGATGGATGAGTGCATTTCAGTTGTGAAAGAGATGGCTAGGCTGATAGAGACTGCTAATGCTCCAATTTTCGGTGTAGATCCTGAAGGTCGGATAAATGGGTGGAATACAAAAATTGCAGAATTGACAGGTCTGCCTGCCGAGGAGGCTATTGGGAAGTTTCGACTCCAGGACCTTATTTACAAGGAATATGTGGATGATGTAAACAAACTTCTTTCCTGTGCATTGAAAG GGGAAGAAGATAAAAATGTAGAGCTCAAGCTGAAGACATTTGGTCCACAAAAACTTAGCAAAAGCGTGTTTCTGGTGGTCAATGCCTGCTCAAGCAAAGACTATCTGAACAACATTGTAGGAGTTGGCTTTGTGGGTCAGGATATTACTTCTGAGAAAGTAGTACTGGACAAGTTCATATGTCTACAAGGTGATTATAAAGCTATTTTCCATAACCCCAACCCTTTAATTCCGCCCATATTTGCTTCGGATGAGAATTTGTGTTGCTTGGAATGGAATAAGGCTATGGAAAAACTAACAGGTTGGAACAGAGAGGAAATGCTTGGGAAGATGCTGGTAGGAGATATATTTGGCAGTTGCTGTCGGCTCGAAAGCACTGATGCTCACACAAAGTTCACAATTGTCCTACACAATGCAATTGGAGACCAAGATACAGATAGAATTCCATTCCAGTTCTATGAGCGGAGTGGGGTGTATGTGCAAGCTCTCTTGACAGCAATGAAAAGGGTCAATTTGCAAGGAGAGATAAGTGGGGCATTCTGCTTTCTTCAGATTGTGAGCCCTGAATTGCAACAAGTCCTGGAAGTACAGAGGCAGGAGAAGAAACTCTGTGCTAGGAAGACACATTTGGCTTATATCTGCCAAGAGGTAAAAAATTCTTTACGTGGCATACATTTCATGAATTCTCTACTAGAGGGAATGGATTTAAGTGAAGATCAGAAACAGGGTCTTGAGACTAGTGCTGCTTGTGAAAGGCAAATGATGAGGATTATTAAAGATGTTGATTTGGAATGCATCGAGGATGG GTCCTTTGAGTTTGATGAGTCTGAATTTTCAGTTGGGAACCTTATAAATGCTCTAGTTAGCCAAGTAATGATTCTCCTGAGAGAAAGAGGTTTACATCTGATCCGTGATATtccaaaggaaatcaaaactctAGGTGTTATTGGTGATCAAGTTCGGATTCAACAGGTCTTAGTTAATTTCTTGTTGTGCGCGGTGCAATACACGCCATCTCCAGGAGGTTGGGTAGAGATTCAAGTCCagtcaagcccgaagaaaatttCAGATGGGAAAGAACTCCTACTTCTTGAATTCAG GATCGGGTGTCCTGGTGAAGGCCTCCCCCCTGAACTTGTTCAAGACATGTTCCGCAGCAAGGAGCGGTTGACACAAGAAGGTCTAGCCTTGAGCATGTCAATGAGAATTCTGCAGTTAATGAACGGTAAAGTTCATTATGTCAGGGGATCCGAACAGTGTTATTTTGTCACTGTCCTTGAGCTTGCCTTTCCTAGAAGGGATTAG
- the LOC113345616 gene encoding phytochrome B-like isoform X2: MSTQQQPTPYSVNKTIAQYPVDARLDDVFEQSGESGKCFDYLECLKSTSQSIPDEQQINTYLSRVQRGRHLQPFGCMIAAQESTFRVIAYSENASEMLDIMPQSVHILDTESLIVGTDVRTLFTPSSASFLEKAFSSRNISFFNPLWIHFKNSGKPFFAILHKIDVGIVIDLEPASAEDPAFSISGAVQSQKLADRAILRLQALPGGNIKTLCDTVVELVRELTGYDRVFVYKFHEDDHGEVVAESKRSDLEPYMGLHFPSTDIPQASRLLFEQNRVRIIVDCHARPVPVVQDEALMQPLCLAGSTLRAPHGCHTEYMANMGSVASLAMSVIINENDQESSGASGARNSTRLWGLVVCHHTSARCISFPLRYACGFLMQVFELQLRLELQLASQMQEKHVLQTQALLCDMLLRDSPAGVITRSPSIMDLVKCDGAALIYQGKYFSVGVCPIESQIEDIVEWLLSCHGDLTGLSTDSLTGAGCPGASTLGDAVCGMAVAYITSRDILFWFRSSATKEIKWGGAKHSPEDTDDSQRMHPRSSFRVFLEIVKSQSLPWEAVEMDAIHSLQLILRNSIRDVDRSICKSGVNTEVGNEDCHGMDECISVVKEMARLIETANAPIFGVDPEGRINGWNTKIAELTGLPAEEAIGKFRLQDLIYKEYVDDVNKLLSCALKGEEDKNVELKLKTFGPQKLSKSVFLVVNACSSKDYLNNIVGVGFVGQDITSEKVVLDKFICLQGWNREEMLGKMLVGDIFGSCCRLESTDAHTKFTIVLHNAIGDQDTDRIPFQFYERSGVYVQALLTAMKRVNLQGEISGAFCFLQIVSPELQQVLEVQRQEKKLCARKTHLAYICQEVKNSLRGIHFMNSLLEGMDLSEDQKQGLETSAACERQMMRIIKDVDLECIEDGSFEFDESEFSVGNLINALVSQVMILLRERGLHLIRDIPKEIKTLGVIGDQVRIQQVLVNFLLCAVQYTPSPGGWVEIQVQSSPKKISDGKELLLLEFRIGCPGEGLPPELVQDMFRSKERLTQEGLALSMSMRILQLMNGKVHYVRGSEQCYFVTVLELAFPRRD, encoded by the exons ATGAGTACTCAACAACAACCAACGCCATATTCTGTTAACAAAACCATTGCACAGTATCCTGTTGATGCTAGACTTGATGATGTTTTTGAACAATCAGGAGAATCTGGTAAGTGTTTTGACTACTTAGAATGTTTAAAAAGTACTTCACAATCaattcctgatgaacaacaaaTCAACACTTACTTATCAAGAGTCCAAAGGGGTCGTCACTTACAGCCTTTTGGTTGTATGATAGCGGCTCAAGAAAGCACTTTTAGGGTAATTGCTTACAGTGAAAATGCTTCAGAAATGCTTGATATTATGCCTCAATCAGTTCACATTCTTGATACAGAATCTTTAATAGTGGGTACGGATGTTAGAACTCTTTTTACCCCATCAAGTGCGTCTTTCTTGGAGAAAGCGTTCTCGTCTCGTAACATTTCGTTTTTTAACCCTCTATGGATTCATTTTAAGAATTCAGGGAAGCCATTTTTCGCTATTTTGCATAAAATTGATGTGGGTATTGTAATTGACTTAGAACCAGCTAGTGCAGAAGATCCTGCTTTTTCTATTTCTGGGGCAGTTCAGTCTCAGAAGCTAGCTGACAGGGCGATTTTGCGGTTACAGGCTCTTCCTGGTGGGAATATTAAGACTTTGTGTGATACTGTAGTCGAACTTGTTAGGGAGCTTACCGGCTATGATAGGGTTTTTGTGTATAAATTCCACGAGGATGACCATGGTGAGGTTGTAGCTGAAAGTAAGAGGTCTGATTTGGAACCGTATATGGGGTTACACTTTCCTTCCACTGACATACCTCAAGCATCGAGACTCTTGTTTGAACAGAacagagttaggattattgttGATTGCCATGCTAGACCTGTTCCCGTGGTTCAGGATGAAGCACTGATGCAGCCTCTTTGTTTAGCTGGTTCAACTCTCAGGGCACCACATGGTTGTCACACAGAATACATGGCTAATATGGGTTCAGTTGCCTCATTAGCAATGTCAGTAATCATCAATGAAAATGATCAAGAAAGTAGCGGAGCTTCTGGTGCTCGTAATTCAACGAGATTATGGGGACTTGTTGTGTGCCATCACACATCTGCTCGTTGTATCTCGTTTCCTCTCCGTTACGCGTGCGGATTCCTAATGCAGGTTTTTGAGCTTCAGTTGAGGTTGGAATTGCAGTTGGCATCCCAAATGCAGGAGAAACATGTGCTGCAAACCCAGGCTCTCTTGTGTGATATGCTCCTCCGAGATTCCCCGGCTGGGGTTATTACTCGGAGTCCAAGCATTATGGATCTGGTGAAATGTGATGGTGCTGCTCTCATCTACCAAGGGAAGTATTTTTCTGTTGGTGTTTGTCCTATTGAATCCCAGATTGAGGATATTGTTGAGTGGTTGTTATCTTGTCATGGTGACTTAACGGGATTGAGTACTGATAGTTTGACTGGTGCTGGGTGCCCAGGAGCATCCACATTAGGTGATGCAGTTTGTGGGATGGCTGTTGCTTATATCACCTCAAGAGACATCCTGTTTTGGTTTCGTTCTTCTGCAACGAAAGAGATCAAGTGGGGTGGGGCGAAACATAGTCCAGAAGACACTGATGATAGCCAACGGATGCACCCACGTTCTTCTTTTAGAGTGTTTTTGGAAATAGTCAAGAGCCAGAGTTTGCCGTGGGAAGCTGTGGAGATGGATGCGATTCACTCTTTGCAGCTTATACTGCGGAATTCAATTAGGGATGTTGATAGAAGCATTTGTAAGTCGGGGGTCAATACTGAAGTTGGGAATGAGGATTGTCATGGGATGGATGAGTGCATTTCAGTTGTGAAAGAGATGGCTAGGCTGATAGAGACTGCTAATGCTCCAATTTTCGGTGTAGATCCTGAAGGTCGGATAAATGGGTGGAATACAAAAATTGCAGAATTGACAGGTCTGCCTGCCGAGGAGGCTATTGGGAAGTTTCGACTCCAGGACCTTATTTACAAGGAATATGTGGATGATGTAAACAAACTTCTTTCCTGTGCATTGAAAG GGGAAGAAGATAAAAATGTAGAGCTCAAGCTGAAGACATTTGGTCCACAAAAACTTAGCAAAAGCGTGTTTCTGGTGGTCAATGCCTGCTCAAGCAAAGACTATCTGAACAACATTGTAGGAGTTGGCTTTGTGGGTCAGGATATTACTTCTGAGAAAGTAGTACTGGACAAGTTCATATGTCTACAAG GTTGGAACAGAGAGGAAATGCTTGGGAAGATGCTGGTAGGAGATATATTTGGCAGTTGCTGTCGGCTCGAAAGCACTGATGCTCACACAAAGTTCACAATTGTCCTACACAATGCAATTGGAGACCAAGATACAGATAGAATTCCATTCCAGTTCTATGAGCGGAGTGGGGTGTATGTGCAAGCTCTCTTGACAGCAATGAAAAGGGTCAATTTGCAAGGAGAGATAAGTGGGGCATTCTGCTTTCTTCAGATTGTGAGCCCTGAATTGCAACAAGTCCTGGAAGTACAGAGGCAGGAGAAGAAACTCTGTGCTAGGAAGACACATTTGGCTTATATCTGCCAAGAGGTAAAAAATTCTTTACGTGGCATACATTTCATGAATTCTCTACTAGAGGGAATGGATTTAAGTGAAGATCAGAAACAGGGTCTTGAGACTAGTGCTGCTTGTGAAAGGCAAATGATGAGGATTATTAAAGATGTTGATTTGGAATGCATCGAGGATGG GTCCTTTGAGTTTGATGAGTCTGAATTTTCAGTTGGGAACCTTATAAATGCTCTAGTTAGCCAAGTAATGATTCTCCTGAGAGAAAGAGGTTTACATCTGATCCGTGATATtccaaaggaaatcaaaactctAGGTGTTATTGGTGATCAAGTTCGGATTCAACAGGTCTTAGTTAATTTCTTGTTGTGCGCGGTGCAATACACGCCATCTCCAGGAGGTTGGGTAGAGATTCAAGTCCagtcaagcccgaagaaaatttCAGATGGGAAAGAACTCCTACTTCTTGAATTCAG GATCGGGTGTCCTGGTGAAGGCCTCCCCCCTGAACTTGTTCAAGACATGTTCCGCAGCAAGGAGCGGTTGACACAAGAAGGTCTAGCCTTGAGCATGTCAATGAGAATTCTGCAGTTAATGAACGGTAAAGTTCATTATGTCAGGGGATCCGAACAGTGTTATTTTGTCACTGTCCTTGAGCTTGCCTTTCCTAGAAGGGATTAG
- the LOC113345616 gene encoding phytochrome B-like isoform X1 has product MSTQQQPTPYSVNKTIAQYPVDARLDDVFEQSGESGKCFDYLECLKSTSQSIPDEQQINTYLSRVQRGRHLQPFGCMIAAQESTFRVIAYSENASEMLDIMPQSVHILDTESLIVGTDVRTLFTPSSASFLEKAFSSRNISFFNPLWIHFKNSGKPFFAILHKIDVGIVIDLEPASAEDPAFSISGAVQSQKLADRAILRLQALPGGNIKTLCDTVVELVRELTGYDRVFVYKFHEDDHGEVVAESKRSDLEPYMGLHFPSTDIPQASRLLFEQNRVRIIVDCHARPVPVVQDEALMQPLCLAGSTLRAPHGCHTEYMANMGSVASLAMSVIINENDQESSGASGARNSTRLWGLVVCHHTSARCISFPLRYACGFLMQVFELQLRLELQLASQMQEKHVLQTQALLCDMLLRDSPAGVITRSPSIMDLVKCDGAALIYQGKYFSVGVCPIESQIEDIVEWLLSCHGDLTGLSTDSLTGAGCPGASTLGDAVCGMAVAYITSRDILFWFRSSATKEIKWGGAKHSPEDTDDSQRMHPRSSFRVFLEIVKSQSLPWEAVEMDAIHSLQLILRNSIRDVDRSICKSGVNTEVGNEDCHGMDECISVVKEMARLIETANAPIFGVDPEGRINGWNTKIAELTGLPAEEAIGKFRLQDLIYKEYVDDVNKLLSCALKGEEDKNVELKLKTFGPQKLSKSVFLVVNACSSKDYLNNIVGVGFVGQDITSEKVVLDKFICLQGDYKAIFHNPNPLIPPIFASDENLCCLEWNKAMEKLTGWNREEMLGKMLVGDIFGSCCRLESTDAHTKFTIVLHNAIGDQDTDRIPFQFYERSGVYVQALLTAMKRVNLQGEISGAFCFLQIVSPELQQVLEVQRQEKKLCARKTHLAYICQEVKNSLRGIHFMNSLLEGMDLSEDQKQGLETSAACERQMMRIIKDVDLECIEDGSFEFDESEFSVGNLINALVSQVMILLRERGLHLIRDIPKEIKTLGVIGDQVRIQQVLVNFLLCAVQYTPSPGGWVEIQVQSSPKKISDGKELLLLEFRIGCPGEGLPPELVQDMFRSKERLTQEGLALSMSMRILQLMNGKVHYVRGSEQCYFVTVLELAFPRRD; this is encoded by the exons ATGAGTACTCAACAACAACCAACGCCATATTCTGTTAACAAAACCATTGCACAGTATCCTGTTGATGCTAGACTTGATGATGTTTTTGAACAATCAGGAGAATCTGGTAAGTGTTTTGACTACTTAGAATGTTTAAAAAGTACTTCACAATCaattcctgatgaacaacaaaTCAACACTTACTTATCAAGAGTCCAAAGGGGTCGTCACTTACAGCCTTTTGGTTGTATGATAGCGGCTCAAGAAAGCACTTTTAGGGTAATTGCTTACAGTGAAAATGCTTCAGAAATGCTTGATATTATGCCTCAATCAGTTCACATTCTTGATACAGAATCTTTAATAGTGGGTACGGATGTTAGAACTCTTTTTACCCCATCAAGTGCGTCTTTCTTGGAGAAAGCGTTCTCGTCTCGTAACATTTCGTTTTTTAACCCTCTATGGATTCATTTTAAGAATTCAGGGAAGCCATTTTTCGCTATTTTGCATAAAATTGATGTGGGTATTGTAATTGACTTAGAACCAGCTAGTGCAGAAGATCCTGCTTTTTCTATTTCTGGGGCAGTTCAGTCTCAGAAGCTAGCTGACAGGGCGATTTTGCGGTTACAGGCTCTTCCTGGTGGGAATATTAAGACTTTGTGTGATACTGTAGTCGAACTTGTTAGGGAGCTTACCGGCTATGATAGGGTTTTTGTGTATAAATTCCACGAGGATGACCATGGTGAGGTTGTAGCTGAAAGTAAGAGGTCTGATTTGGAACCGTATATGGGGTTACACTTTCCTTCCACTGACATACCTCAAGCATCGAGACTCTTGTTTGAACAGAacagagttaggattattgttGATTGCCATGCTAGACCTGTTCCCGTGGTTCAGGATGAAGCACTGATGCAGCCTCTTTGTTTAGCTGGTTCAACTCTCAGGGCACCACATGGTTGTCACACAGAATACATGGCTAATATGGGTTCAGTTGCCTCATTAGCAATGTCAGTAATCATCAATGAAAATGATCAAGAAAGTAGCGGAGCTTCTGGTGCTCGTAATTCAACGAGATTATGGGGACTTGTTGTGTGCCATCACACATCTGCTCGTTGTATCTCGTTTCCTCTCCGTTACGCGTGCGGATTCCTAATGCAGGTTTTTGAGCTTCAGTTGAGGTTGGAATTGCAGTTGGCATCCCAAATGCAGGAGAAACATGTGCTGCAAACCCAGGCTCTCTTGTGTGATATGCTCCTCCGAGATTCCCCGGCTGGGGTTATTACTCGGAGTCCAAGCATTATGGATCTGGTGAAATGTGATGGTGCTGCTCTCATCTACCAAGGGAAGTATTTTTCTGTTGGTGTTTGTCCTATTGAATCCCAGATTGAGGATATTGTTGAGTGGTTGTTATCTTGTCATGGTGACTTAACGGGATTGAGTACTGATAGTTTGACTGGTGCTGGGTGCCCAGGAGCATCCACATTAGGTGATGCAGTTTGTGGGATGGCTGTTGCTTATATCACCTCAAGAGACATCCTGTTTTGGTTTCGTTCTTCTGCAACGAAAGAGATCAAGTGGGGTGGGGCGAAACATAGTCCAGAAGACACTGATGATAGCCAACGGATGCACCCACGTTCTTCTTTTAGAGTGTTTTTGGAAATAGTCAAGAGCCAGAGTTTGCCGTGGGAAGCTGTGGAGATGGATGCGATTCACTCTTTGCAGCTTATACTGCGGAATTCAATTAGGGATGTTGATAGAAGCATTTGTAAGTCGGGGGTCAATACTGAAGTTGGGAATGAGGATTGTCATGGGATGGATGAGTGCATTTCAGTTGTGAAAGAGATGGCTAGGCTGATAGAGACTGCTAATGCTCCAATTTTCGGTGTAGATCCTGAAGGTCGGATAAATGGGTGGAATACAAAAATTGCAGAATTGACAGGTCTGCCTGCCGAGGAGGCTATTGGGAAGTTTCGACTCCAGGACCTTATTTACAAGGAATATGTGGATGATGTAAACAAACTTCTTTCCTGTGCATTGAAAG GGGAAGAAGATAAAAATGTAGAGCTCAAGCTGAAGACATTTGGTCCACAAAAACTTAGCAAAAGCGTGTTTCTGGTGGTCAATGCCTGCTCAAGCAAAGACTATCTGAACAACATTGTAGGAGTTGGCTTTGTGGGTCAGGATATTACTTCTGAGAAAGTAGTACTGGACAAGTTCATATGTCTACAAGGTGATTATAAAGCTATTTTCCATAACCCCAACCCTTTAATTCCGCCCATATTTGCTTCGGATGAGAATTTGTGTTGCTTGGAATGGAATAAGGCTATGGAAAAACTAACAGGTTGGAACAGAGAGGAAATGCTTGGGAAGATGCTGGTAGGAGATATATTTGGCAGTTGCTGTCGGCTCGAAAGCACTGATGCTCACACAAAGTTCACAATTGTCCTACACAATGCAATTGGAGACCAAGATACAGATAGAATTCCATTCCAGTTCTATGAGCGGAGTGGGGTGTATGTGCAAGCTCTCTTGACAGCAATGAAAAGGGTCAATTTGCAAGGAGAGATAAGTGGGGCATTCTGCTTTCTTCAGATTGTGAGCCCTGAATTGCAACAAGTCCTGGAAGTACAGAGGCAGGAGAAGAAACTCTGTGCTAGGAAGACACATTTGGCTTATATCTGCCAAGAGGTAAAAAATTCTTTACGTGGCATACATTTCATGAATTCTCTACTAGAGGGAATGGATTTAAGTGAAGATCAGAAACAGGGTCTTGAGACTAGTGCTGCTTGTGAAAGGCAAATGATGAGGATTATTAAAGATGTTGATTTGGAATGCATCGAGGATGG GTCCTTTGAGTTTGATGAGTCTGAATTTTCAGTTGGGAACCTTATAAATGCTCTAGTTAGCCAAGTAATGATTCTCCTGAGAGAAAGAGGTTTACATCTGATCCGTGATATtccaaaggaaatcaaaactctAGGTGTTATTGGTGATCAAGTTCGGATTCAACAGGTCTTAGTTAATTTCTTGTTGTGCGCGGTGCAATACACGCCATCTCCAGGAGGTTGGGTAGAGATTCAAGTCCagtcaagcccgaagaaaatttCAGATGGGAAAGAACTCCTACTTCTTGAATTCAG GATCGGGTGTCCTGGTGAAGGCCTCCCCCCTGAACTTGTTCAAGACATGTTCCGCAGCAAGGAGCGGTTGACACAAGAAGGTCTAGCCTTGAGCATGTCAATGAGAATTCTGCAGTTAATGAACGGTAAAGTTCATTATGTCAGGGGATCCGAACAGTGTTATTTTGTCACTGTCCTTGAGCTTGCCTTTCCTAGAAGGGATTAG
- the LOC113345617 gene encoding kinesin-like protein KIN-1 yields the protein MREMSNVTVCARFRPLNSKEKRETGDKICIHNLDPESFVLKDEKEGEFTFCFDKVFYEESKQSDVYEFLALPIVKDAVNAINGTIIVYGQTGAGKTYSMEGNGIMECHGEETGLLPRVVDGLFECLKPLDEMTKYTVKLSMVEIYKEKVRDLFDLSKDNLQIKESKLHGIHLTGVTEAFISDPAEASQNLANGAANRAVGETQMNMASSRSHCVYIFTIQLDSANDSRLKSGKLILVDLAGSEKVEKSGAEGKVLDEAKTINKSLSALGNVINALTNGSPGKTNHIPYRDSKLTRFLQDSLGGNCRTALLCCCSPSTLNSSESLSTIRFGARAKHIKTSPRAIPSEDKVEKKEMIPSAVKDDSNSGQRILNKLSEKMEVEDVKLLEELLIKEGIIYNPNSIGIHCEPAFEDLTSRTITVLQQTVEELSSTVDKLKRENKALKDILKDLLMADAGRLNIHGEDAEGDANYYEKISGLFSSLYSWVCRSIRTLYLKKDL from the exons ATGAGAGAGATGTCTAATGTTACAGTTTGCGCTCGATTTAGACCATTAAACTCTAAGGAAAAACGAGAAACTGGTGATAAGATATGCATACATAACTTAGATCCTGAATCTTTTGTCCTCaag GATGAGAAAGAAGGAGAGTTCACTTTCTGTTTTGATAAAGTGTTTTATGAAGAATCGAAACAATCAGATGTATATGAGTTTCTTGCTCTTCCCATTGTGAAAG ATGCTGTTAATGCCATCAATGGAACAATCATCGTCTATGGACAG ACAGGAGCAGGGAAGACATATAGCATGGAG GGAAATGGTATCATGGAATGTCATGGAGAGGAGACAGGATTACTTCCTCGAGTCGTGGATGGACTTTTCGAGTGTCTTAAACCGCTTGATGAAATGACCAAGTACACAGTCAAGTTGTCAATG GTGGAGATCTACAAGGAGAAAGTAAG GGAcctatttgatttatcaaaagacaatttGCAAATCAAAGAGAGTAAGCTCCATGGAATACATTTGACTGGCGTTACTGAG GCCTTTATCTCTGATCCAGCAGAAGCATCACAAAACCTTGCG AATGGAGCTGCAAATAGAGCTGTTGGAGAGACAC AGATGAACATGGCAAGCAGTAGAAGCCACTGTGTGTACATCTTTACAATTCAGCTGGACTCAGCAAACGATAGCag GTTGAAGTCTGGAAAACTAATTCTTGTGGACTTGGCTGGGTCTGAAAAAGTGGAAAAAAGTGGAGCTGAAGGGAAAGTACTTGATGAAGCAAAGACCATCAACAAATCTTTATCGGCTCTTGGAAATGTCATTAATGCTCTTACTAATGGTAGTCCAGGAAAAACAAATCACATCCCTTATCGTGATTCAAAGCTTACTCGGTTTCTACAAGATTCTCTT GGTGGGAATTGTCGAACAGCATTGTTGTGTTGTTGCTCACCTAGCACTTTGAATTCATCTGAGAGCCTTTCGACTATACGGTTTGGTGCAAG AGCAAAGCATATAAAGACATCACCAAGAGCCATTCCTAGTGAAGACAAAGTTGAGAAGAAAGAAATGATTCCTTCTGCAGTTAAAGATGATTCAAACTCAGGCCAGAGAATACTAAACAAG TTAAGTGAGAAGATGGAGGTTGAAGATGTAAAGCTACTAGAAGAGTTGCTTATAAAAGAGGGAATAATTTACAATCCTAACTCGATTGGAATACACTGCGAACCAGCTTTTGAAGACTTAACTTCTCGGACAATCACTGTACTGCAGCAAACTGTGGAAGAATTATCTTCAACTGTTGATAAG CTGAAGAGAGAGAATAAAGCTCTAAAAGATATACTAAAAGATTTACTAATGGCCGATGCTGGTAGATTAAATATACACGGTGAAGATGCTGAAGGTGACGCGAACTACTATGAGAAGATTTCAGGTCTTTTCAGTTCTTTATATTCCTGGGTTTGCAGATCCATAAGGACACTATATCTCAAAAAGGATCTTTAA